Proteins co-encoded in one Acidithiobacillus caldus ATCC 51756 genomic window:
- a CDS encoding flagellar basal body L-ring protein FlgH produces MPFHRSKPFTPLPLPPTTSPSGPSIPGQVYQQDTAENWYSDHQNWRVGDVVTVDIQENATASNAIQNTTSRKSSIGDAISSFFGLPLSFGNVGGAKIAPNVSGSSSISSAGAGASQQSNTVISTISATVTQILPNGNLAIVGQTEINSGAGTGAEWIRVSGVVREEDVVDDTVPSTEIANARVEYRGSGQGYEAARMPWLARFFLDLWPF; encoded by the coding sequence CAGTCCGTCTGGTCCGTCGATCCCAGGGCAGGTGTACCAGCAAGATACAGCGGAGAACTGGTACTCGGATCATCAAAATTGGCGTGTTGGCGATGTGGTTACCGTCGATATTCAAGAAAACGCCACCGCCAGCAATGCGATCCAAAATACGACGAGCCGCAAGAGCTCCATTGGCGACGCAATCAGTAGCTTTTTTGGATTGCCATTGTCTTTCGGTAATGTGGGAGGTGCAAAGATTGCGCCCAATGTATCCGGATCTTCTTCCATTAGTAGTGCCGGGGCCGGGGCGTCTCAACAAAGTAATACGGTTATCAGCACGATTTCCGCGACAGTAACTCAGATCCTGCCCAATGGTAATCTCGCTATTGTGGGTCAGACCGAAATTAATTCGGGCGCTGGCACAGGTGCCGAATGGATACGGGTGTCTGGGGTTGTTCGCGAGGAGGACGTAGTGGATGACACAGTTCCGTCGACCGAGATCGCCAATGCCCGGGTTGAATATCGGGGGAGTGGGCAAGGATATGAGGCGGCCAGAATGCCCTGGCTGGCGCGTTTCTTTTTAGATTTGTGGCCATTTTGA